One Triticum dicoccoides isolate Atlit2015 ecotype Zavitan chromosome 4B, WEW_v2.0, whole genome shotgun sequence genomic window carries:
- the LOC119295624 gene encoding ubiquitin-like protein 5, translating to MIEVVLNDRLGKKVRVKCNEDDTIGDLKKLVAAQTGTRAEKIRIQKWYTIYKDHITLGDYEIHDGMGLELYYN from the coding sequence ATGATCGAGGTGGTGCTCAACGACCGCCTGGGGAAGAAGGTGCGCGTCAAGTGCAACGAGGACGACACCATCGGCGACCTCAAGAAGCTCGTGGCGGCGCAGACCGGGACCAGGGCCGAGAAGATCCGCATCCAGAAGTGGTACACCATCTACAAGGACCACATCACCCTTGGCGACTACGAGATCCACGACGGCATGGGCCTCGAGCTCTACTACAACTAG